In Nerophis lumbriciformis linkage group LG04, RoL_Nlum_v2.1, whole genome shotgun sequence, a single window of DNA contains:
- the tubb5 gene encoding tubulin beta-5 chain isoform X2: MREIVHIQAGQCGNQIGAKFWEVISDEHGIDPTGTYHGDSDLQLDRISVYYNEATGGKYVPRAILVDLEPGTMDSVRSGPFGQIFRPDNFVFGQSGAGNNWAKGHYTEGAELVDSVLDVVRKESESCDCLQGFQLTHSLGGGTGSGMGTLLISKIREEYPDRIMNTFSVVPSPKVSDTVVEPYNATLSVHQLVENTDETYCIDNEALYDICFRTLKLTTPTYGDLNHLVSATMSGVTTCLRFPGQLNADLRKLAVNMVPFPRLHFFMPGFAPLTSRGSQQYRALTVPELTQQVFDAKNMMAACDPRHGRYLTVAAVFRGRMSMKEVDEQMLNVQNKNSSYFVEWIPNNVKTAVCDIPPRGLKMAVTFIGNSTAIQELFKRISEQFTAMFRRKAFLHWYTGEGMDEMEFTEAESNMNDLVSEYQQYQDATAEEEGEFEEDADDDA, encoded by the exons ttCTGGGAAGTGATCAGTGATGAGCACGGCATCGACCCAACAGGGACCTACCATGGAGACAGTGACCTGCAGCTGGACAGGATCAGTGTCTACTACAACGAGGCCACAG GAGGTAAATATGTTCCCCGTGCCATCCTGGTGGACTTGGAGCCAGGCACCATGGACTCTGTGAGGTCCGGACCTTTTGGCCAGATCTTCAGGCCTGACAATTTTGTGTTTG GTCAGAGCGGTGCTGGAAACAACTGGGCCAAGGGTCACTACACAGAGGGCGCCGAGTTGGTGGACTCGGTCCTGGATGTGGTGCGCAAAGAGTCCGAGAGCTGCGACTGCCTCCAGGGCTTCCAGCTCACACACTCTCTGGGCGGAGGAACCGGGTCGGGTATGGGAACGCTGCTCATTAGCAAGATCAGAGAGGAGTACCCCGATAGGATCATGAACACATTTAGCGTGGTGCCTTCGCCCAAG GTGTCAGACACAGTGGTGGAGCCCTACAACGCCACTCTGTCGGTCCACCAGCTGGTTGAGAACACAGACGAAACCTACTGCATAGACAACGAGGCACTGTACGACATCTGCTTCCGCACGCTCAAACTGACCACGCCCACTTACGGAGACCTCAACCACCTGGTGTCGGCCACCATGAGCGGCGTCACCACCTGCCTGCGCTTCCCAGGCCAGCTCAACGCCGACCTGCGCAAACTTGCCGTCAACATGGTGCCTTTCCCCCGTCTGCACTTCTTCATGCCCGGCTTCGCTCCCCTGACCAGCAGGGGGAGCCAACAGTACCGCGCTCTCACCGTCCCCGAGCTCACCCAGCAGGTGTTCGACGCCAAGAACATGATGGCGGCGTGCGACCCGCGCCACGGCCGCTACCTCACGGTGGCTGCCGTCTTCCGCGGACGCATGTCCATGAAAGAGGTGGACGAGCAGATGCTGAACGTGCAGAACAAGAACAGCAGCTACTTTGTGGAATGGATCCCCAACAACGTCAAGACGGCCGTGTGTGACATTCCCCCCCGCGGCCTCAAGATGGCCGTCACCTTCATCGGCAACAGCACGGCCATCCAGGAGCTGTTCAAGCGCATCTCCGAGCAGTTCACCGCCATGTTCCGCCGCAAGGCTTTCTTGCATTGGTACACGGGCGAAGGCATGGATGAGATGGAGTTCACCGAGGCCGAGAGCAACATGAACGACCTGGTGTCCGAGTACCAGCAGTACCAGGACGCCACCGCCGAGGAGGAGGGCGAGTTCGAGGAGGATGCTGACGATGATGCTTGA
- the tubb5 gene encoding tubulin beta-5 chain isoform X1 → MREIVHIQAGQCGNQIGAKFWEVISDEHGIDPTGTYHGDSDLQLDRISVYYNEATGLSAKGGKYVPRAILVDLEPGTMDSVRSGPFGQIFRPDNFVFGQSGAGNNWAKGHYTEGAELVDSVLDVVRKESESCDCLQGFQLTHSLGGGTGSGMGTLLISKIREEYPDRIMNTFSVVPSPKVSDTVVEPYNATLSVHQLVENTDETYCIDNEALYDICFRTLKLTTPTYGDLNHLVSATMSGVTTCLRFPGQLNADLRKLAVNMVPFPRLHFFMPGFAPLTSRGSQQYRALTVPELTQQVFDAKNMMAACDPRHGRYLTVAAVFRGRMSMKEVDEQMLNVQNKNSSYFVEWIPNNVKTAVCDIPPRGLKMAVTFIGNSTAIQELFKRISEQFTAMFRRKAFLHWYTGEGMDEMEFTEAESNMNDLVSEYQQYQDATAEEEGEFEEDADDDA, encoded by the exons ttCTGGGAAGTGATCAGTGATGAGCACGGCATCGACCCAACAGGGACCTACCATGGAGACAGTGACCTGCAGCTGGACAGGATCAGTGTCTACTACAACGAGGCCACAGGT CTTTCTGCTAAAGGAGGTAAATATGTTCCCCGTGCCATCCTGGTGGACTTGGAGCCAGGCACCATGGACTCTGTGAGGTCCGGACCTTTTGGCCAGATCTTCAGGCCTGACAATTTTGTGTTTG GTCAGAGCGGTGCTGGAAACAACTGGGCCAAGGGTCACTACACAGAGGGCGCCGAGTTGGTGGACTCGGTCCTGGATGTGGTGCGCAAAGAGTCCGAGAGCTGCGACTGCCTCCAGGGCTTCCAGCTCACACACTCTCTGGGCGGAGGAACCGGGTCGGGTATGGGAACGCTGCTCATTAGCAAGATCAGAGAGGAGTACCCCGATAGGATCATGAACACATTTAGCGTGGTGCCTTCGCCCAAG GTGTCAGACACAGTGGTGGAGCCCTACAACGCCACTCTGTCGGTCCACCAGCTGGTTGAGAACACAGACGAAACCTACTGCATAGACAACGAGGCACTGTACGACATCTGCTTCCGCACGCTCAAACTGACCACGCCCACTTACGGAGACCTCAACCACCTGGTGTCGGCCACCATGAGCGGCGTCACCACCTGCCTGCGCTTCCCAGGCCAGCTCAACGCCGACCTGCGCAAACTTGCCGTCAACATGGTGCCTTTCCCCCGTCTGCACTTCTTCATGCCCGGCTTCGCTCCCCTGACCAGCAGGGGGAGCCAACAGTACCGCGCTCTCACCGTCCCCGAGCTCACCCAGCAGGTGTTCGACGCCAAGAACATGATGGCGGCGTGCGACCCGCGCCACGGCCGCTACCTCACGGTGGCTGCCGTCTTCCGCGGACGCATGTCCATGAAAGAGGTGGACGAGCAGATGCTGAACGTGCAGAACAAGAACAGCAGCTACTTTGTGGAATGGATCCCCAACAACGTCAAGACGGCCGTGTGTGACATTCCCCCCCGCGGCCTCAAGATGGCCGTCACCTTCATCGGCAACAGCACGGCCATCCAGGAGCTGTTCAAGCGCATCTCCGAGCAGTTCACCGCCATGTTCCGCCGCAAGGCTTTCTTGCATTGGTACACGGGCGAAGGCATGGATGAGATGGAGTTCACCGAGGCCGAGAGCAACATGAACGACCTGGTGTCCGAGTACCAGCAGTACCAGGACGCCACCGCCGAGGAGGAGGGCGAGTTCGAGGAGGATGCTGACGATGATGCTTGA